A region from the Aegilops tauschii subsp. strangulata cultivar AL8/78 chromosome 5, Aet v6.0, whole genome shotgun sequence genome encodes:
- the LOC109765278 gene encoding UDP-glycosyltransferase 91C1: MAKAIEATARSSPLHVVVFPWLAFGHMIPYLELSEQLARRGHAVTFVSAPRNLARLRPVPEDLWPRVRLLPLPLPSVDGLPYGAESTADVPPEKVDLLKVAFDGLASPFAGFLAGACAGGEGATGFGKKPDWIFVDFTHHWLPPIAEQHKVPCALFSIFPAAFIAFLGPKTANDEHPRTTAEDFMSQPPWIPFPTHIVHRLHETEQFVQLHLRPNAAGPSDCCRFWETEQHCPLVIVRSCREVDGPLCPLLTDLFGKPVAPSGLLAPYDAAQEAVADRTGGGEDEDKASARLMRWLDEQPARSVIYVAFGSEAPLTPEQVRQLAVGLELSGARFLWALREPSGLLIPDGFEERVSGRGLVRVGWVPQVRVLAHSAVGAFLTHTGWSSLMESFLFGHPLVMLPLFADQCVTARAMAARAVGLEVPRDERDGSFAGVDVAGTVRRVMAEGEEGKTLARNARAFQEILCNRAKQDEYVDELAEHLLRLQ, from the exons ATGGCAAAAGCCATAGAAGCCACCGCAAGGTCTTCACCACTCCACGTCGTGGTGTTCCCATGGCTCGCGTTCGGCCATATGATCCCCTACCTCGAGCTCTCGGAGCAGCTGGCGAGGCGCGGGCACGCCGTCACCTTCGTGTCCGCCCCGAGGAACCTCGCCAGGCTGCGGCCCGTCCCGGAGGACCTCTGGCCCCgcgtccgcctcctccccctgcCGCTGCCCAGCGTCGACGGCCTTCCCTACGGCGCCGAGTCGACGGCCGACGTCCCGCCGGAGAAGGTCGACCTCCTCAAGGTGGCATTCGACGGCCTCGCCTCCCCTTTCGCCGGCTTTCTTGCCGGAGCCTGCGCCGGCGGGGAGGGTGCGACGGGATTCGGCAAGAAGCCCGACTGGATCTTCGTTGACTTCACACACCACTGGCTCCCGCCCATAGCTGAGCAGCACAAG GTACCGTGCGCCTTGTTCTCCATCTTCCCGGCGGCGTTCATCGCCTTCCTCGGCCCCAAGACGGCGAACGACGAGCACCCGCGGACGACGGCGGAGGACTTCATGAGCCAGCCGCCGTGGATCCCGTTCCCGACCCACATCGTCCACCGTCTCCACGAGACCGAGCAGTTCGTCCAGCTGCATTTACGCCCCAACGCCGCCGGCCCATCCGACTGCTGCCGGTTCTGGGAGACGGAGCAGCACTGCCCGCTCGTCATCGTGCGCAGCTGCCGCGAGGTCGACGGCCCGCTCTGCCCCCTCCTCACTGACCTCTTCGGCAAGCCTGTGGCCCCGTCCGGCCTCCTCGCTCCATACGACGCCGCCCAAGAAGCTGTTGCCGACCgtaccggcggcggcgaggatgAGGACAAGGCGAGCGCGCGTCTCATGCGCTGGCTGGACGAGCAGCCGGCGAGGTCCGTGATCTACGTCGCGTTCGGGAGCGAGGCGCCGCTGACCCCCGAGCAGGTCCGCCAGCTCGCAGTCGGGCTGGAGCTGTCGGGCGCTCGGTTTCTCTGGGCGCTGCGGGAACCGAGCGGCCTCCTGATCCCCGACGGGTTCGAGGAGCGCGTGTCCGGGCGCGGCCTGGTGCGCGTGGGGTGGGTGCCGCAGGTGCGCGTCCTCGCGCACAGCGCCGTGGGTGCGTTCCTGACGCACACTGGGTGGAGCTCGCTCATGGAGAGCTTCCTGTTCGGCCACCCGCTCGTCATGCTCCCTCTGTTCGCCGACCAATGCGTCACGGCGCGAGCCATGGCGGCGAGGGCGGTCGGCCTGGAGGTGCCCAGGGACGAGCGCGACGGGTCGTTCGCCGGGGTCGACGTTGCCGGGACGGTGCGGCGGGTGATGGCGGAGGGCGAGGAAGGGAAGACCCTCGCCCGCAATGCCAGGGCGTTCCAGGAGATTCTCTGCAACAGGGCGAAGCAGGACGAGTACGTCGACGAGCTGGCTGAGCACTTGCTGCGACTGCAATAA